From the genome of Excalfactoria chinensis isolate bCotChi1 chromosome 14, bCotChi1.hap2, whole genome shotgun sequence, one region includes:
- the GRIFIN gene encoding grifin codes for MALRFEALYPEGMCPGWSIVVKGETSSSTSMFEINFLSHPGDQIAFHFNPRFASSRIVCNSFLANHWGKEEVNKTFPFEAKEPFQVEIYSDQDYFHIFIDENKILQYKHRQKQLSAITKLQILNDIDISSVEIIKRGLY; via the exons ATGGCACTGCGG TTCGAGGCTCTGTACCCAGAGGGGATGTGTCCTGGCTGGAGCATCGTGGTCAAGGGTGAAAccagctccagcaccagcaT gtttgaaattaatttcctcAGTCATCCTGGAGATCAGATCGCTTTCCACTTCAACCCCCGCTTCGCCAGCTCCAGAATTGTCTGCAACTCCTTCCTTGCCAACCactgggggaaggaggaggtgaACAAAACCTTCCCCTTCGAAGCCAAGGAACCCTTCCAG GTTGAAATCTATTCTGACCAGGACTATTTCCACATTTTCattgatgaaaacaaaatcctgcAGTACAAGCATCGTCAAAAACAGCTTTCAGCCATCACCAAGCTGCAGATTCTCAATGATATTGACATTTCTTCAGTGGAAATCATCAAAAGAGGCCTTTACTAG
- the LOC140258874 gene encoding galanin receptor type 1-like → MNSSSPTPGAPPSLLQLRQEENLTQGGLWNGSQELGWEELEEMLFLFAKEPITISLTAMYLVSFVVGFVGNIMSIRVLTRKRQSRVSSLSATRSLLINLAVCDLMVVCVCMPITVGNLIYKAWVYGDFLCRAVPFIQAVSVSASVLSLTVISVNRYYSVHNPLNARSFFTQKRILSAILVVWLLSSGICMPLIFMNRRDEIGVVEGLPLVFSICREIWPQERLKQAYNFLLFCALYCLPVLFNMVICFLTVRRLWSRSSQLKESSALNRSLPASRLKIRKKVAQMVVALVLLFAISWLPVYLMDIWIDFNIPKSLQDVSPSPWILQLRPFAQWLGLNNSSLNPICYCFVGNLYRSAKEMKSKYHQRMISLFNFSLSEGTTRSSVPEMFSYQSPTEPARKGRSATPTMGRRAQGDPGTKNKCGHLKPCQHPPLNTVSSENTSL, encoded by the coding sequence ATGAATTCCTCTTCCCCTACCCCCGGTGCCCCCCCCAGCCTACTCCAACTGCGGCAGGAAGAGAACCTGACCCAGGGCGGGCTCTGGAATgggagccaggagctgggctgggaagagctggaggAGATGCTGTTCCTCTTCGCCAAGGAGCCCATCACCATCAGCCTGACTGCTATGTACCTCGTGTCCTTCGTGGTGGGCTTTGTGGGGAACATCATGTCCATCAGGGTGCTGACACGAAAGCGCCAGAGCCGGGTGTCCAGCCTGAGTGCCACCCGCAGCCTCCTCATCAACCTGGCAGTGTGCGACCTCATGGTGGTGTGTGTCTGCATGCCCATCACCGTGGGCAACCTCATCTACAAAGCCTGGGTGTACGGGGACTTCCTCTGCCGGGCTGTGCCCTTCATCCAGGCTGTTTCTGTCTCTGCCAGCGTCCTCAGTCTGACCGTCATCAGCGTGAACCGCTACTACAGTGTGCACAACCCACTCAATGCCCGCTCCTTCTTCACCCAGAAGAGGATCCTCAGCGCCATCCTGGTGGTGTGGTTGCTGTCCTCAGGAATATGCATGCCTCTCATCTTCATGAACAGACGGGATGAGATTGGGGTAGTGGAGGGCTTGCCCCTGGTGTTCTCCATATGCAGGGAGATTTGGCCTCAGGAGAGGCTCAAGCAAGCCTAtaactttctgcttttctgtgcccTTTACTGCCTGCCGGTCCTGTTCAACATGGTCATCTGCTTCCTGACAGTACGCCGGCTGTGGAGCCGCAGCAGCCAGCTGAAGGAGAGCAGTGCCCTGAACCGCTCGCTGCCAGCCTCCAGGCTGAAGATTCGCAAGAAGGTGGCTCAGATGGTGGTGGCCCTGGTCCTGCTGTTCGCCATCTCCTGGCTGCCTGTTTACCTGATGGACATCTGGATCGATTTCAACATCCCCAAGTCTTTGCAGGATGTGAGTCCTTCTCCTTGGATCCTGCAGCTCAGACCTTTCGCCCAGTGGCTTGGCCTCAACAATTCCAGCCTCAACCCTATATGCTATTGTTTTGTTGGGAACCTCTACAGATCAGCCAAGGAAATGAAGAGCAAATACCACCAAAGAATGATCTCTCTCTTTAACTTCTCTCTGTCCGAAGGGACAACCCGTTCCTCAGTCCCAGAGATGTTCTCTTACCAGAGCCCAACAGAGCCTGCCAGGAAAGGGCGCTCTGCCACACCTACCATGGGCAGAAGGGCCCAGGGAGACCCTGGCACTAAGAACAAGTGTGGGCACTTGAAGCCTTGCCAGCACCCACCTCTGAACACTGTCTCTAGTGAGAACACTTCCTTATGA